In Bremerella sp. JC817, the following are encoded in one genomic region:
- a CDS encoding PAS domain-containing protein, which yields MASWVYYNPVLHAVMETVGSSIGVVVGGLILINRRLGRGTTFSLPLAYGLMAMSVLDGLHSILPSGDAFVWLHSIGAFAGGALYAMVWYKPQESRHLKTICFSMAAIVVAMGVLGFLLPNAVPRMLNQGMLSPIAIWLNIAGGVLILLAAFRLWGAFRRYRQRDDLLFMVHCLLLGAANLLMEQTTLWESSWWCCHVLRLAAYGVAMGFAVDSMLSLQNEVMRHRLELQQAVIDAQRRAFEAIDEKQSWRKIVDLYMLISVTDRSGKIVDVNEGFCALSQYTRAELLGKNHRIINSGHHPKEFWIDMWRTIASGKTWRGEVCNRAKDGSLYWVDAMMLPLTNPAGKITGFVSLRFDITERVKAQAEVDKARKQLVEQQDRFERAIRGTSDGLWDLYPETKVVWYSDQFKRLLGLKPEKFDCLEPNLQGFVQRVHPDDVDEGMAALERHLKMGERFDIQVRVKKESGEYGWFRTRGLATRDKQGRPIRMAGSLTEIDDQKRAEEELRKTVAELKIERAKAEKLAEEANMANRQKSEFLANMSHEIRTPMTAILGYTDLLLGEDGLDKAPSQRRMAFESIRRNGNHLLSIINDILDMSKIEAGKMVLERIQAEPRQLVNDVVTALEERASSKGLEFKLHFNSVLPPTILTDPTRLRQILINLVGNAIKFTEAGSVALDVSYDALAQVIEFVVVDTGIGMDKDQLQLIAEFNSFTQASAGMTRKFGGTGLGLSISHALANLLGGTLDVTSEFGVGSAFTVRLPVGKADRLPKGPWKSLEAGIQVARPKELIDVADQENPLAGIHILVAEDGADNQKLIRHFLEKAGGQVSLVENGQKAIDEAMAALQEDRPYDVVLMDMQMPVMDGYAATQHLRKLGFAYPIIALTAHAMAGDRESCLSAGCSDFATKPLQRKQLINQIYTAVDAFKKEAVDESVEDP from the coding sequence ATGGCAAGCTGGGTTTACTATAACCCGGTACTCCATGCCGTCATGGAAACCGTGGGCTCCAGCATCGGAGTCGTGGTGGGTGGGTTGATCTTGATCAATCGCCGCCTGGGGCGTGGGACGACGTTTAGCTTGCCGTTGGCTTATGGCTTGATGGCAATGTCCGTCCTGGATGGCCTCCACAGCATTTTGCCGTCGGGTGATGCGTTCGTATGGCTGCACTCGATTGGTGCATTCGCCGGAGGTGCGCTCTATGCGATGGTCTGGTACAAGCCGCAAGAGAGTCGCCACCTGAAGACAATCTGTTTTTCCATGGCGGCCATCGTGGTTGCCATGGGGGTGCTTGGCTTCCTGCTGCCTAACGCCGTTCCTCGGATGCTGAACCAAGGAATGCTCTCGCCGATCGCGATCTGGCTGAATATTGCTGGCGGCGTTTTGATTCTGCTGGCAGCGTTTCGGCTGTGGGGCGCGTTCCGCAGGTATCGCCAACGTGACGATTTGTTATTCATGGTGCACTGTCTGCTGCTGGGTGCGGCAAACTTGTTGATGGAACAAACCACGCTGTGGGAATCGTCTTGGTGGTGTTGCCATGTTCTGCGTCTGGCGGCCTATGGGGTCGCGATGGGCTTCGCGGTCGATTCCATGCTCTCTTTGCAAAACGAAGTGATGCGGCATCGCCTGGAGCTTCAACAAGCGGTCATCGATGCCCAGCGACGCGCCTTCGAGGCAATTGATGAGAAGCAGTCGTGGCGGAAGATCGTCGATCTTTACATGTTAATCTCGGTTACTGACCGGTCTGGGAAGATTGTTGATGTGAACGAAGGTTTCTGCGCGCTAAGCCAATATACGCGTGCCGAATTGCTGGGGAAAAATCATCGTATCATCAACTCCGGTCATCACCCGAAAGAGTTCTGGATCGACATGTGGCGGACGATCGCTTCCGGGAAGACCTGGCGGGGCGAGGTATGCAATCGAGCCAAAGATGGATCGTTGTACTGGGTCGATGCGATGATGCTGCCGCTGACCAATCCCGCCGGAAAGATCACCGGCTTTGTGTCGTTACGGTTTGACATCACCGAGCGAGTCAAAGCCCAGGCCGAAGTCGACAAAGCCCGTAAACAACTGGTCGAACAACAAGACCGTTTCGAACGGGCGATCCGGGGAACCTCGGACGGATTGTGGGATCTCTATCCTGAAACCAAGGTGGTCTGGTATTCCGATCAGTTCAAACGTTTACTGGGATTGAAGCCTGAAAAGTTCGATTGTCTGGAGCCCAACTTGCAGGGCTTTGTCCAACGTGTGCACCCCGATGATGTCGACGAAGGCATGGCCGCATTGGAGCGGCATCTGAAAATGGGGGAACGATTTGATATCCAGGTCCGCGTGAAGAAGGAATCTGGCGAGTATGGTTGGTTCCGCACGCGAGGTCTGGCGACTCGTGATAAGCAGGGGCGACCGATTCGGATGGCCGGATCGCTGACAGAAATCGACGATCAAAAGCGAGCGGAAGAAGAGCTTCGCAAGACCGTCGCGGAATTGAAGATCGAACGTGCGAAGGCTGAGAAGTTGGCGGAAGAAGCCAACATGGCGAATCGCCAGAAGAGCGAATTTCTGGCCAACATGAGCCACGAGATCCGCACGCCAATGACGGCAATCCTCGGGTACACCGATTTACTACTCGGCGAAGATGGACTCGATAAAGCACCATCACAGCGGCGAATGGCTTTCGAGTCGATCCGACGCAATGGCAACCACTTGCTTTCGATTATTAACGACATCCTCGATATGTCGAAGATCGAAGCGGGCAAGATGGTCCTTGAACGTATTCAAGCCGAACCGCGTCAACTCGTTAACGATGTCGTGACCGCGCTGGAAGAACGTGCCAGCAGCAAGGGACTCGAGTTCAAACTTCATTTCAATTCGGTGCTGCCGCCGACCATTCTGACCGACCCCACTCGACTGCGGCAGATCTTGATTAACCTGGTAGGCAATGCGATCAAGTTTACCGAGGCAGGCAGTGTCGCGCTCGATGTCTCGTACGATGCCCTGGCCCAGGTTATCGAGTTCGTCGTTGTCGATACTGGTATTGGCATGGACAAGGATCAACTTCAACTGATCGCAGAATTCAATTCGTTCACACAGGCCAGTGCCGGGATGACGCGCAAGTTCGGTGGCACCGGTCTGGGACTTAGCATCTCGCATGCCCTGGCCAACTTGCTGGGTGGCACACTGGATGTAACCTCTGAGTTTGGCGTGGGCAGCGCCTTTACGGTTCGCTTGCCGGTTGGCAAAGCGGATCGACTGCCGAAGGGACCTTGGAAGAGCCTGGAAGCAGGGATTCAAGTTGCGCGTCCCAAGGAGTTGATCGACGTTGCGGACCAAGAGAATCCACTTGCCGGAATCCACATCCTGGTCGCGGAAGATGGTGCGGACAACCAAAAACTGATCCGGCATTTTCTGGAGAAGGCGGGCGGTCAGGTGAGCCTGGTCGAAAACGGCCAGAAGGCAATCGACGAGGCAATGGCCGCTTTGCAAGAGGATCGGCCTTACGACGTAGTGCTGATGGATATGCAGATGCCGGTGATGGATGGTTATGCTGCCACGCAGCACCTGCGAAAACTTGGATTTGCCTATCCCATCATCGCCCTGACGGCGCACGCTATGGCAGGCGATCGCGAGTCGTGTTTATCGGCCGGTTGCAGCGACTTTGCGACGAAGCCGCTGCAACGGAAGCAATTGATCAATCAGATTTATACGGCGGTCGATGCCTTCAAGAAGGAAGCCGTCGACGAGTCGGTTGAAGATCCCTAG
- a CDS encoding TolC family protein, producing MATTERIPSDGLRRQEGRHQEASQAQGEAAQVARTARIAGVVTLSLAMLATGCRSTTPSLPTYTESSPQSASTKAAAAPSSPSATSIDSSELRKVSFDEELKPPAQGPSHLEAAPLEEIEPAPLSMEDVVLAVEASYPLLTSAYLSRNVAEGENIAAWGDFDLLLKASSESRPEGYYQTYRQKVSMEKPLFSGGYLYGGYRLGEGYFPAWYGDRETNGGGEFAAGIGIPLLKGRAIDQRRAQLFQAEMERQRVEPEIRAQLIEFTRVASLYYWDWVAAGMARDAQRGLLELAQERVQNIQRRIELGDLKSITRITNEQLIAARETKLIESERKLQSSAIKLSLFFRDPAGQPLLPHESLLPNHFPEEALPTTQELAEAADTAVAASPLLADLDWKIRQVRVDLQQAENSLLPKLDAQLYASKDIGEPTSPQGEKTPFELEAGIFGEVPLQRRAAIGKVTATEAKLQQLSAKRQYTAEKTVATVQDAISALLNAEERTKRAEQNVQLAEEALRLARIQFNAGDIDVVELNIYEQSATDAQLIDISAQADFFKAIADYRAALNIIP from the coding sequence ATGGCGACAACTGAACGGATTCCCTCCGACGGCCTCAGGAGGCAAGAAGGCCGACACCAAGAAGCCTCCCAAGCCCAAGGTGAAGCTGCCCAAGTAGCCCGGACCGCTCGCATCGCTGGTGTCGTCACCCTGTCGCTGGCCATGCTTGCCACCGGTTGCCGCTCGACAACTCCAAGCTTACCGACCTACACCGAATCGAGCCCCCAGTCCGCTTCGACGAAGGCTGCGGCGGCTCCTTCGTCTCCATCTGCCACCTCGATCGATTCGTCAGAACTGCGTAAAGTTTCCTTCGATGAAGAACTGAAGCCGCCAGCGCAGGGCCCTTCGCACCTCGAAGCGGCCCCACTGGAAGAGATCGAACCCGCCCCACTGAGCATGGAAGATGTCGTGTTGGCGGTCGAAGCATCGTACCCACTGCTTACCAGTGCCTATCTCAGTCGAAACGTCGCCGAGGGGGAGAACATCGCGGCGTGGGGCGATTTCGATCTGCTGCTGAAGGCCTCATCGGAATCGCGGCCGGAAGGTTACTATCAAACCTATCGCCAGAAGGTCTCGATGGAGAAGCCGCTGTTTTCGGGTGGTTACTTGTATGGTGGCTATCGCTTGGGGGAAGGTTACTTTCCGGCCTGGTATGGCGATCGAGAGACGAACGGCGGTGGCGAGTTCGCCGCGGGCATCGGCATTCCCCTGCTCAAAGGTCGAGCGATCGATCAACGACGTGCTCAACTTTTTCAAGCCGAGATGGAGCGGCAACGGGTCGAACCTGAGATACGCGCTCAGTTGATCGAGTTTACACGTGTCGCCAGTCTCTATTACTGGGATTGGGTCGCCGCGGGGATGGCTCGCGACGCCCAGCGTGGGCTGTTGGAACTCGCGCAAGAGCGTGTGCAGAACATTCAAAGGCGAATCGAACTGGGCGACCTGAAATCGATTACCCGCATCACCAACGAGCAGTTGATTGCGGCTCGCGAAACGAAGCTGATCGAATCGGAACGTAAGCTGCAGAGTTCTGCGATCAAGCTTTCACTTTTCTTCCGCGATCCTGCCGGTCAACCACTCTTACCGCACGAATCACTGCTGCCAAATCACTTTCCGGAAGAGGCACTGCCTACGACTCAAGAACTGGCCGAAGCAGCGGACACCGCCGTTGCCGCGTCGCCCCTCTTGGCCGACCTCGATTGGAAGATCCGCCAGGTTCGCGTCGATCTACAGCAAGCCGAAAACTCGCTGCTGCCGAAGCTCGATGCGCAGCTTTATGCCTCGAAGGATATTGGCGAACCAACCAGTCCTCAGGGCGAGAAAACACCGTTCGAGTTAGAAGCCGGCATCTTCGGCGAAGTCCCTTTGCAACGACGCGCTGCGATCGGCAAGGTCACGGCGACGGAAGCCAAGCTTCAACAGTTGTCTGCCAAACGCCAATACACGGCCGAAAAGACCGTGGCGACCGTGCAAGATGCGATCTCCGCCCTGTTGAACGCGGAGGAGAGAACCAAGCGAGCGGAACAAAACGTGCAACTTGCCGAAGAAGCCCTTCGCCTGGCACGCATTCAGTTCAACGCCGGCGATATCGATGTGGTCGAGTTGAATATCTACGAGCAATCCGCCACCGATGCCCAACTGATCGACATCTCTGCTCAAGCGGACTTCTTCAAAGCAATCGCCGACTATCGAGCCGCCTTGAATATCATCCCCTAG
- a CDS encoding HlyD family efflux transporter periplasmic adaptor subunit has protein sequence MSAVAESRHDNLPALKLVQSSRWVWRLANVMLAMLLLSIAGMIFVPWQQSARGTGQVIAYAPQERQQVITAPTKGIVAVIAPELREGSQVKKGDLILEMEPSAANLVEQLEASLRDLDAKVDTAQVKAEVYGRNIVDFTEAKAAAVSAADQLVEAAKAKWDSKRKQVPAYEAKRLQAELNLERQTKLFESGLQSEKELEKLQKDLNVAEAELLSVQLDVEAAEGELEAKKNERIQKEREAQTKVDYAHAMQQEALGQVATATKERRDIEIKLSELQRLNIRAPRDGTLYRVQVFEQGQMLKEGDPLFTIVPETSQRAVELWISGNDIPLVQTADHVRLQFEGWPAVQFAGWPSVAVGTFGGTVATVDATDDGMGNFRVLVVPDKDSAWPSDLYLRQGVQANGWVMLNQVPLGYEIWRQLNGFPPTASGGKKADTKKPPKPKVKLPK, from the coding sequence ATGTCGGCCGTAGCGGAATCACGCCACGATAACTTGCCAGCACTCAAGTTGGTGCAATCGTCACGATGGGTATGGCGATTGGCCAATGTCATGCTAGCCATGCTGTTGTTGAGCATCGCCGGTATGATCTTTGTGCCTTGGCAACAATCGGCGCGCGGTACCGGTCAGGTCATTGCCTACGCTCCGCAGGAACGCCAACAGGTGATCACGGCTCCGACAAAAGGAATCGTTGCGGTCATCGCTCCCGAACTTCGCGAAGGTTCGCAAGTGAAAAAGGGGGACTTGATCCTCGAGATGGAGCCCAGCGCTGCGAACTTGGTCGAGCAGTTGGAAGCTTCGCTCCGCGATTTGGATGCCAAGGTCGATACGGCCCAGGTGAAGGCGGAAGTGTACGGTCGAAACATCGTCGACTTTACCGAGGCGAAGGCGGCAGCCGTTTCGGCGGCCGATCAACTGGTCGAGGCCGCCAAAGCGAAGTGGGACTCCAAGCGAAAACAAGTGCCGGCTTACGAAGCGAAACGGCTTCAAGCCGAGCTGAACCTGGAACGCCAGACCAAGCTGTTTGAAAGCGGACTACAGTCCGAGAAAGAGCTTGAAAAGCTTCAGAAAGATCTGAACGTTGCCGAGGCGGAACTGCTGTCGGTGCAGTTAGACGTCGAAGCGGCCGAAGGGGAGTTGGAAGCAAAGAAGAACGAACGAATTCAGAAGGAACGCGAAGCGCAAACCAAAGTCGACTATGCCCATGCCATGCAACAGGAAGCCTTGGGCCAGGTCGCAACCGCAACGAAGGAACGCCGAGATATTGAAATCAAGCTTTCCGAGTTGCAGCGATTGAACATTCGCGCACCGCGTGACGGAACCTTGTATCGCGTGCAAGTTTTCGAGCAAGGACAGATGTTGAAGGAAGGAGATCCGCTGTTCACGATTGTCCCGGAGACATCACAACGGGCAGTCGAACTTTGGATCTCTGGCAACGATATTCCACTGGTGCAAACCGCCGATCATGTGCGCCTGCAGTTCGAGGGGTGGCCGGCGGTTCAATTCGCAGGCTGGCCTTCGGTGGCAGTCGGAACGTTTGGTGGTACGGTCGCCACGGTCGATGCCACCGACGATGGAATGGGTAATTTTCGAGTACTGGTCGTGCCTGACAAGGACAGTGCCTGGCCGTCCGACCTCTACCTGAGGCAAGGCGTCCAAGCAAACGGCTGGGTCATGCTAAACCAAGTTCCCTTAGGCTATGAAATATGGCGACAACTGAACGGATTCCCTCCGACGGCCTCAGGAGGCAAGAAGGCCGACACCAAGAAGCCTCCCAAGCCCAAGGTGAAGCTGCCCAAGTAG
- a CDS encoding ATP-binding cassette domain-containing protein: MPQGQPTDWEDSAIRGATDVLATFASTARVTFDRGQARRLLHEAKRAIPGTDQTAWSSRLVEVGESVNLKVRTLDASIERIIEFVYDGTPVAHGSTDDSGDVHWRVLIQAKRNKVLVLDPVTDTKRWVSMSGLKKELSLTGPDAKCRWTVGQPALGCQAANRPTDIPSSDHDVKPFERLVSLFIPERRDLWILLIFSAIVGLLALATPVAVEVLVNTVAFGRYLQPVVILALMLFVFLAFAAAMRALIIFVAEVLQRRIFIRVVEDLAYRLPRVQQNEFDHQHGPELTNRFFDVVTVQKATSTLLLDGVAIVLQTIIGMAVLAFYHPFLLGFDIVLLLLITLAVFGLGRGAVKTSIKESKAKYAVAAWLQELARHTTAFKMNGGQAYALERADDLAVHWLDARRNHFRIIIRQILFVLGLQAVAATSLLGLGGWLVISGEMTLGQLVASELIVMMILSSFAKLGKHLENFYDLLASIDKLGHLFDLSVEQHDRLFHLREGEPASMRFRNISLSHNNRSVFSDLNLEIGPGSSTAVLGDSGVGKSTFLSLLCGLQQPNKGVVELDDIDIRELRPDSLREHISLAGEIGIFHGTILENIHLNRSHINAKDVRDALNTVELLDEFQDLQDGLNTMLQTHGRRLSRSQASRLMLARAIVGRPRMLLLDGVLDGLSDEMASRIFQRLIEQKNWTVIVGTSRKRLAEQCDQTIPLGDANFLKNTSRSPQ, encoded by the coding sequence ATGCCCCAGGGACAGCCAACTGACTGGGAAGATTCAGCCATCCGCGGAGCGACCGATGTCCTGGCGACCTTTGCGTCGACCGCCAGGGTGACGTTCGACCGAGGTCAGGCTCGTCGGCTATTGCATGAAGCGAAGCGAGCGATCCCAGGCACCGATCAAACGGCCTGGAGCAGCCGGCTGGTTGAGGTTGGCGAGAGCGTCAATCTGAAAGTTCGAACACTCGACGCTAGCATCGAGCGGATCATTGAGTTTGTCTACGATGGCACGCCGGTCGCTCATGGTTCAACCGACGACTCCGGCGACGTTCATTGGCGGGTCTTAATCCAGGCCAAACGCAACAAAGTCTTGGTTCTCGATCCGGTCACCGATACGAAACGCTGGGTCTCGATGTCGGGCCTGAAGAAGGAACTTTCGCTTACTGGCCCGGATGCGAAGTGCCGTTGGACCGTCGGCCAGCCAGCCCTCGGTTGTCAGGCCGCAAATCGCCCAACCGACATTCCATCATCCGATCACGATGTCAAACCGTTCGAACGATTAGTATCGCTGTTTATTCCGGAACGCCGCGACCTTTGGATCCTGTTGATATTCTCGGCCATCGTCGGACTGCTGGCCTTGGCAACGCCAGTCGCCGTCGAAGTGCTGGTGAACACGGTAGCGTTCGGTCGGTACCTGCAGCCAGTCGTCATCCTGGCGTTGATGCTTTTTGTATTCCTCGCGTTCGCTGCCGCCATGCGAGCCTTAATCATCTTCGTGGCGGAAGTGCTGCAGCGTCGAATTTTTATCCGTGTTGTCGAAGACCTCGCCTATCGCCTGCCTCGCGTTCAGCAAAATGAATTCGACCACCAACACGGGCCCGAATTGACTAATCGCTTCTTCGATGTCGTCACCGTTCAGAAGGCGACCTCCACCTTGCTGCTCGATGGCGTGGCGATTGTTCTTCAAACGATCATCGGGATGGCGGTTCTGGCGTTCTATCACCCGTTCCTGTTAGGGTTCGATATTGTCTTGCTCCTGCTGATCACCTTAGCCGTTTTTGGTTTGGGACGGGGTGCCGTTAAGACTTCGATCAAAGAATCCAAAGCCAAGTATGCGGTTGCGGCCTGGCTTCAGGAACTCGCACGGCATACCACCGCGTTCAAAATGAATGGTGGTCAGGCCTATGCCTTAGAGCGTGCCGACGATCTGGCGGTGCACTGGCTCGATGCTCGTAGAAATCACTTCCGCATCATCATCCGGCAGATCCTGTTTGTGCTAGGCCTGCAAGCCGTTGCGGCAACTTCTCTGCTGGGGCTGGGTGGCTGGCTGGTTATCTCTGGCGAAATGACGCTCGGCCAGTTGGTCGCCTCCGAACTGATCGTCATGATGATTTTGAGCTCGTTCGCCAAGCTGGGCAAACATCTCGAAAACTTCTATGACCTGCTGGCATCGATCGACAAATTGGGGCATTTGTTTGATCTGAGTGTCGAACAGCACGATCGATTGTTTCATCTGCGGGAAGGGGAACCGGCGAGCATGCGGTTCCGTAATATTTCCCTTTCGCATAATAATCGCTCGGTGTTCTCGGACTTAAATCTCGAGATCGGGCCAGGTAGTTCCACTGCAGTGTTGGGGGACTCAGGAGTCGGCAAGTCGACCTTCCTCAGCTTGCTTTGCGGACTACAACAGCCGAACAAAGGGGTCGTCGAGCTCGACGACATCGATATCCGCGAACTTCGCCCTGACTCGCTACGAGAGCACATATCGTTGGCGGGAGAGATTGGCATCTTCCATGGCACGATCCTCGAGAACATTCATTTGAATCGTTCCCACATCAATGCCAAAGATGTTCGCGATGCGTTAAATACGGTTGAACTTCTGGACGAGTTCCAGGATCTACAAGACGGACTGAACACCATGCTCCAGACGCATGGTCGGCGTCTTTCTCGCAGCCAGGCTTCACGATTGATGCTAGCGCGCGCGATCGTGGGGCGGCCTCGGATGCTGCTACTCGACGGTGTCCTCGACGGACTATCGGACGAAATGGCAAGCCGCATCTTCCAACGTTTGATCGAGCAGAAGAATTGGACCGTGATCGTGGGAACATCGCGAAAACGCCTGGCAGAGCAATGTGACCAAACGATCCCCCTGGGCGACGCCAACTTTTTAAAGAATACATCGCGAAGTCCCCAGTAA